In Streptacidiphilus sp. P02-A3a, the DNA window CCCAGGACGACCTGCGCGAGATCGTCGCCTACGCCGACGACCGGCAGATCACCGTCGTCCCCGAGATCGACATCCCCGGCCACGCCCAGGCCGCCATCGCCGCCTACCCGGAGCTGGGCAACCACGACGTGGTCGACACCGCGGCGCTGCGCACCTGGACCGACTGGGGCGTCAACGCCAACGTGCTCAACGTCGAGGACAGCACGCTGCGCTTCTACGAGCACGTGCTGGAGGAGGTGCTGGAGATCTTCCCCGCCACCTTCATCCACCTCGGCGGCGACGAGTGCCCCAAGGACCAGTGGCGGGCCAGCCCCTCCGCCCAGGCCCGGATCAAGGAGCTCGGCCTCGCCGACGAGGACGAGCTGCAGAGCTGGTTCATCCGCCACTTCGACACCTGGCTGGCCGCCCGCGGACGCCGGCTGATCGGTTGGGACGAGATCCTCGAAGGGGGGTCGCTCGAAGGGCGTCCGAGCGAGGGTGGTGGTGGGCGACGGGAGGGCGGGCTCGCTCCCGGCGCCACCGTCTCCTCCTGGCGCGGCTACCAGGGCGGGGTGACCGCCGCGCTGGCCGGGCACGACGTGGTGATGTGCCCCGAGCAGCAGGTCTACCTGAACTTCCGGCAGGCCCCGGGGCCGGACGAGCCGGTCCCGGTCGCCTGGGTGCGCACGCTGGAGGACTTCTACCGGTTCGAGCCGCTGCCGCCCGCGCTGCGTTCCGACCCGGTCGCCGCCGCGCATGTGATCGGCACTCAGGCCAACCTGTGGACCGAGTTCATGGACGACGTCCGCGAGGTCGACTACCACGCCTTCCCCCGGCTCGCGGCCTTCGCCGAGGTGGCCTGGTCGCAACTGCCGCAGGAGCCGGCCGAGCGCGACTTCGCGGGCTTCCAGCAGCGGATGGCGGTCCACCTGGAGCGGCTGGACGCGCTGGGCGTCGAGTACCGGCCCGAGTCGGGGCCGCACCCGTGGCAGCGCCGCCCCGGGGTGTCCGGCCGTCCGGCCGACGGGCTGCCGCCGGAGCTGTGAGCCCGCCGCCGC includes these proteins:
- a CDS encoding beta-N-acetylhexosaminidase, with protein sequence MNLIPAPLFLESPAPEDPDQPSRFELDADTSLSAGPGAGRVAGWLRSALGAATGFPLLPGAAGAPGIELELDPALAAEGYELRITESRVRLTGGAPAGLFWGAQTLRQLLGPEAYRRAPLRRSGWSLPGGTVRDQPRFGWRGVLLDVSRHFLTKADVLRYLDLMAAHKLNVLHLHLTDDQGWRMEIKRYPRLTEVGGWRERSMTGYRGGLAEGLTGAAEAAQLTAEQLSAARRDSRPHGGFYTQDDLREIVAYADDRQITVVPEIDIPGHAQAAIAAYPELGNHDVVDTAALRTWTDWGVNANVLNVEDSTLRFYEHVLEEVLEIFPATFIHLGGDECPKDQWRASPSAQARIKELGLADEDELQSWFIRHFDTWLAARGRRLIGWDEILEGGSLEGRPSEGGGGRREGGLAPGATVSSWRGYQGGVTAALAGHDVVMCPEQQVYLNFRQAPGPDEPVPVAWVRTLEDFYRFEPLPPALRSDPVAAAHVIGTQANLWTEFMDDVREVDYHAFPRLAAFAEVAWSQLPQEPAERDFAGFQQRMAVHLERLDALGVEYRPESGPHPWQRRPGVSGRPADGLPPEL